The genomic window CCGTACGTCTCCACCGGATGGTTGACCCGGTCGACAGTGATCGTCAGCGGGCCGATCGGGAACGTGCCCGGCTGCAGGCCGTAGAAGGTGTAGACGTCGTCGACCGGCTCGCCCTCGGTGCTGTAGGCGGCGGCGATCCGCTCGGCCGCACCCATCGGGGCGTAGACCGGCACCGGCGGCAGCGGGCCGGCCGGGTCGTACCGGCGCACCACGACATAGGTGCACGCGTCCAGCATGTGGTCGCAGTGCAGATGCGACAGGAGGATGGCGTCGACGCGACGCATGTCCGAGTACCGCTGCAGCGCGGAGAGCGCACCGGAACCGAAGTCGATCAGGAGCCGGAATCCGTCGGCCTCGATGAGGTATGCCGAACACGCCGACTCGGGGCCCGGGAAACTGCCGGCACAACCGAGAACGGTTAGTCGCATCCGGATCCCTCTGGCTCACACTGGATCACGCTTTGGGTTGCCTTCGGGGCCGCCCACGCCCCACCCGACCGGTCCGCGCCGGACTTGTCAGACCAGTCAATCACGGAGCGAAGCGTACGCCGCGACCAGCGCTTGAAGTAAACAACTGATCGATTTGTCGTCAAATCGACAACGCACATCACAGCCCCGATGACCTGGCTCATCACCTTTGCACCGTCACGTCCGGTGATCCACCCGCGTTGCTCAGGGTGAATAGTCCGAAGATCAACGGTTGGAGCCGATGTGACCGTCGTCGAGCAATCCCGGCCATCGGCGCCGGTGTTCCTGGAACCCGCAGTGGAGGACAAACCCGCGATCTTCCGCTTCCCGGCACCGGACGATCCGGCGCCCGGTGACGCCCAGATTTTGATCATCGCCGCCTACGGCACGGCCCTCGGCATCTGCGGGATGGCGGCCGGTCTCTACTCGGTGGTGGCGGTCTTCGGCGGAGCCCCCGGCTGGTACCTGCCGGCCCTGGCCGGGCTGACGATGGCGAGCGTGGGCCCGGTGGTGGCCGCGTTCCTCGCGCTCCACCGACGGGCCCTGCCCTGGCTGCTGCTACTGGCCGCGGCCCCGCCGATGGCCGCGAACCTCTGGGTGGCGTTCTCCCACTAGGCCCAGAGCTGGCCTTCGAGGGCCTCTTCCGCCTCGTTCAGAGTGCCGCCGTAAGCGCCGGTCGACAGGTATTTCCAGCCGGCGTCCGGCACCACGAAAGCGACGTCGGCCCGAGTTCCGGACTTGACCGCCTCGTGCGCCACCGCGAGGGCGGCGTGCAGCACCGCCCCGGTGGAGAAACCCGCGAAAATTCCTTCGACCTCGATCAATTGCCGGGTACGCAGAACCGCGTCCCGGGTACCGACCGAGAAACGCCGGGTCAGCACCGAGGCGTCGTACAACTCGGGAACGTAACCCTCGTCGATGTTGCGCAGCCCGTAGACCAGCTCGCCGTACCGGGGCTCGGCGGCGATGATCTGGATGCCGTCGACCTTCTCCCGCAGGAACCGCCCGGTGCCCATCAGCGTGCCGGTGGTGCCCAGCCCGGCCACGAAGTGCGTGATCGTGGGCAGGTCGTGCAGCAGCTCGGGGCCGGTGGTCTCGTAGTGCGCGCGGGCGTTGGCGGGGTTGCCGTACTGGAACAGCATCTTCCAGTCCGGGTGCTCAGCGGCGATCTGCTTGGCGGTCGCCACCGCCTGGTTCGAGCCACCGGCGGCCGGCGAGGGGATGATCTCCGCGCCGTACATCCGGAGCAGCTGGGTGCGCTCGGCCGACACGTTCTCCGGCATCACGCAGACCAGCCGGTAACCCCGGAGCTTGGCCACCATGGCCAGGGCGATGCCGGTGTTGCCGCTGGTCGGCTCAAGAATGGTGTCACCTGGGCGCAGGTGCCCGGACTCCTCTGCGGCGCGCACCATGAACAGCGCGGCCCGATCCTTGATGCTGCCGGTCGGGTTGCGGTCCTCCAGCTTGGCCCAGAGCCGCACCGGCGGCGCCCCTTCGGGCACCGCCGGGGATAGCCGGGGCAGGCCGACAAGCGGCGTGCCCCCGCACGCGTCCAACAGGCTCTCGTAACGAGCCATCAGTAGAACCGCCTTTAGACCGTTTTAGGGGCGGGGGCCGGGGTGGTCGGACGGGACCAGCCGCCGACGAGAGCGGCTGCCGCAGCGAAACCGAGTGCGCCACCCGCGACGGCCGGGAGGATGGTGACCGAGTCGCCGTCCTTCACCTTCGCCTCGAGGGCACCGAGGAAGCGGACGTCCTCGTCGTTGACGTAGATGTTCACGAACCGGTGCAGGCCGCCCTCGGGCGTGATCAGCCGGCCCTTCAGCCCACTGTGCTTGGCGTCCAGGTCGTCGATCAGCGCGGTGAGCGTGTCACCGGCGCCCTCGACGATCTTGGCGCCGCCGGTGTAGTTGCGCAGGATGGTGGGGACGCGAACTTCGATAGCCATGGCTGTCTCACTCCAAAAGAGGTCGTACGGGAAAAGTCGGTCGGGTCGCTTTACCGGCAGCGACACTCATAGAAGACCGACGCCGGGCTCTGCCCGAACATGTACGACTGCACAGCTGCGGAAATCACGCCTTCACCGTCGCATCCACGATGTTGACCTCTTCTTCGGTCACCACACCGTCCACGATACGGAACGAGCGAATCTCCTCGGAATCCGGCTCACGGGTCGAGACGAGGAGATAGTGCGCACCGGGCTCACCGGCGAACGAGACGTCGGTCCGGGACGGATAGGCCTCGGTCGCGGTGTGCGAGTGGTAGATGACCACCGGCTCCTCGTCGCGGTCGTCCATCTCGCGCCAGACCCGGAGGTGCTCCATCGAGTCGAACTCGTAGAAGGTCATCGAACGCGCGGCGTTGTCCATCGGGATGAGCCGAGCCGGCACGTCCTGGCCGATCGGTCCGGCGACGACACCACAGGCCTCGTCGGGGTGGTCCCGGCGGGCGTGAGCGACGATCGCGTCGATGATCGCTCGGTCGATGGTCAGCACGCCGTTCACATTACCGCGAGAATCGCCCTCGACCACGTGGCGGTTCCCACAGCTACTCGATCTCGGGGAGCACGCTGAGCAGCGACTCCTGGAGGTAGCCGAGATACGCGTACACCGAGAGCTGGAACACCCGGCTCGACCCCGGATCGTCGACGACCGCGTTGTCCAGTTCCTCGCTCAGATCGGTGTCGGCCCCGATCTCCAGGCGGGTGCCCATGGCCAGGCGGGCGTCGTTGATGGCCCGCAGCCACGCCTCGGCGGCCTCGCCGTCCAGCCGGACCTCACCCTCCCCCTCGTCGGGAAGGGCCGCCAGGATCGCACCGGCCTGGTCGATCTTGCCGGTCTTGAGATCGCCCTCGGTGTAGAGCCGGAACTCCTGCGAGTCGTCGGGCCGATCGGGATAGATGTCCGGGAAGAGGCGGGACACCACCGGATCGGTGTGATCCATCCCGTCGGTCAGCAGCCCGACCACCTCGGCGGCCACCTTCCGCAGAACCCGCACCTCATCGTGCGCGAATGTGGCGACACACTGGCCACCGCTGCGTCGGAACATCTTCTTTCCCCACCCGATTGTCGGGACCGGCCGTCGACCGGTCGACGGTCAACCCCGGTCGACCGTGGCCCAGAGACCGTATCCGTGCAGTTGATTGGCGTCCATCTCCATGCGCTCGCGAGCACCGATGGAGACCACCGCCTTCCCTTTCGTGTGCACGTCCATCATCAGCCTCTCGGCCTTTTCTTTGCTGTAGCCGAAGAGCTTCTGGAAGACCCAGGTCACGTACGACATGAGGTTGACCGGGTCGTCCCAGACGATGGTCACCCACGGCCGATCCTCGGCCGGTGTTTCCTGGATCTCCGGCGTCTCGACGGGAGCAACCTGAGGCAACGCCATGCCCCCATGTTGCCACCGGATTCGCGGAACCGGTGAACCGGTGCTGCGAACCGCTGGTCGGCGGTCGCGTCGTAGGGTGTTCTTGTGGACACCATCACGCCCGCTCTGATGACCGACCAGTACGAGCTGACCATGATCAGCGCCGCGCTGCGGGACGGCACGGCGGACCGTGCCTGCGTCTTCGAGGTGTTCGCCCGCCGATTGCCCACCGGCCGGCGCTACGGCGTGGTCGCCGGAACCGGCCGGCTGATCGAGCTGATCCGGAACTTCCGCTTCGACGAGGGCGACATCGACTTCCTGCGGTCGGCCGGGATCGTCGACGAGACGACCGCGACATGGCTGGCCGGCTACCGGTTCACCGGCGACGTCGAGGGCTACTCCGAGGGCGAGTTGTTCTTCCCCGGGTCACCGATCCTGACCGTCTCCGGCGGGTTCGCCGAGTGCGTGGTGCTGGAGACGGTGATCCTGTCGGTGCTCAACCACGACTGCGCGATCGCCGCCGCGGCGGCCCGGATGGTCACCGCGGCCCGCGGGCGCCCGATCATCGAGATGGGTTCGCGGCGCACCCACGAGCACGCGGCGGTGGCCGCGGCCCGGGCCGCCTACCTGGCCGGGTTCGCGTCGACCTCGAACCTGGCCGCCGGCCGGGCGTACGGGATCCCCACCACCGGCACCTCGGCACACGCGTTCACGCTGCTGCACGACGACGAGCCGGCCGCGTTCACGTCCCAGGTCGCGGCACTCGGCAAGAGCACCACGCTGCTGGTCGACACGTACGACATCAGTCAAGGCATCCGCAACGCCATCGCGGTCGCCGGGCCCGACCTGCGAGCCGTCCGGATCGACTCCGGTGACCTGTCCGTGCTTGCCGGGCACTCCCGGGAGCTGCTGGACTCACTCGGCGCCACCGAAACCAAGATCATCGTCTCCGGCGACATGGACGAGTACTCGATCGCCACCCTCGCCGCCGAGCCCGTCGACATCTACGGCGCCGGCACCGCCGTGGTCACCGGCTCCGGAGCACCCACCGCCAGCCTGGTCTACAAGCTGGTCGAGGTCGACGGGCGCCCGGTCGTCAAACGCTCCGAGAACAAGGCGACCGTCGGCGGCCGCAAGACCGCGATCCGTCGGCACAAGCCCACCGGCACCGCCACCGAGGAGATCGTCTACTCGCAGGGCGTGCCCGACCACAAGCCCAACGACCGGATGCTCCAGCGCACCTGGATCGCCGACGGCGAGGTGCAGGAGTCACCCAGCCTGCAGGAGTCCCGCGACCACCTGCGGCAGAACCTGATCTCGATCCCGTGGGAAGGCCTGAAGCTCTCCGCGGGCGACCCGGCCATCCCGGTCGTCATAGTTCCCACCGCATAGGGGGTTCCGATGTCACGCGCGCTCATCATCGTGGATGTGCAGAACGATTTCTGCGAAGGCGGTTCCCTGGCGGTGGCCGGCGGCGCTGCCGTCGCCAAAGGCATCTCGCTGGTGCTCGACAAGGCCGGCGACCGGTGGGACCACGTGGTCGCCACCAAGGACTGGCACATCGACCCCGGCACCCACTTCAGCGACACCCCCGACTTCGTCGATTCCTGGCCGGTGCACTGCGTCGCCGAGTCGACCGGCTCCGACTTCCACCCCGAACTGGTCACCGACCGGATCGAAGCGGTCTTCCACAAGGGCGAATACGCGGCGGCCTACTCCGGTTTCGAAGGCCACGGCCAGGACGGCGAAAACCTCGCCGGATGGCTGCGGGCCAAGGGGGTCACCGAGGTCGAGGTGGTGGGCATCGCCACAGATCACTGTGTACGAGCAACCGCACTCGACGCCGTGACCGCCGGATTCACCACCACCGTGCTGCTTGAACTGACCGCCGGAGTGGCCCGCGCCACCACCGACGCCGCCCTGGACCAACTCCGTGCAGCCTCCGTCGAGGTGACCGGCGAGC from Actinoplanes derwentensis includes these protein-coding regions:
- a CDS encoding MBL fold metallo-hydrolase; protein product: MRLTVLGCAGSFPGPESACSAYLIEADGFRLLIDFGSGALSALQRYSDMRRVDAILLSHLHCDHMLDACTYVVVRRYDPAGPLPPVPVYAPMGAAERIAAAYSTEGEPVDDVYTFYGLQPGTFPIGPLTITVDRVNHPVETYGVRIEHNGRVLAYSSDTAPCEALLRLAAGADLFLCEASYQDGLPNPPDLHLTGGEAGEAATKADVGKLLLTHLVPAWASEASIVEAATAAYAGPVEVVRPGARYDL
- a CDS encoding PLP-dependent cysteine synthase family protein; this encodes MARYESLLDACGGTPLVGLPRLSPAVPEGAPPVRLWAKLEDRNPTGSIKDRAALFMVRAAEESGHLRPGDTILEPTSGNTGIALAMVAKLRGYRLVCVMPENVSAERTQLLRMYGAEIIPSPAAGGSNQAVATAKQIAAEHPDWKMLFQYGNPANARAHYETTGPELLHDLPTITHFVAGLGTTGTLMGTGRFLREKVDGIQIIAAEPRYGELVYGLRNIDEGYVPELYDASVLTRRFSVGTRDAVLRTRQLIEVEGIFAGFSTGAVLHAALAVAHEAVKSGTRADVAFVVPDAGWKYLSTGAYGGTLNEAEEALEGQLWA
- a CDS encoding MoaD/ThiS family protein, which encodes MAIEVRVPTILRNYTGGAKIVEGAGDTLTALIDDLDAKHSGLKGRLITPEGGLHRFVNIYVNDEDVRFLGALEAKVKDGDSVTILPAVAGGALGFAAAAALVGGWSRPTTPAPAPKTV
- a CDS encoding DUF2017 domain-containing protein, with the protein product MFRRSGGQCVATFAHDEVRVLRKVAAEVVGLLTDGMDHTDPVVSRLFPDIYPDRPDDSQEFRLYTEGDLKTGKIDQAGAILAALPDEGEGEVRLDGEAAEAWLRAINDARLAMGTRLEIGADTDLSEELDNAVVDDPGSSRVFQLSVYAYLGYLQESLLSVLPEIE
- the clpS gene encoding ATP-dependent Clp protease adapter ClpS, translating into MALPQVAPVETPEIQETPAEDRPWVTIVWDDPVNLMSYVTWVFQKLFGYSKEKAERLMMDVHTKGKAVVSIGARERMEMDANQLHGYGLWATVDRG
- a CDS encoding nicotinate phosphoribosyltransferase, whose translation is MDTITPALMTDQYELTMISAALRDGTADRACVFEVFARRLPTGRRYGVVAGTGRLIELIRNFRFDEGDIDFLRSAGIVDETTATWLAGYRFTGDVEGYSEGELFFPGSPILTVSGGFAECVVLETVILSVLNHDCAIAAAAARMVTAARGRPIIEMGSRRTHEHAAVAAARAAYLAGFASTSNLAAGRAYGIPTTGTSAHAFTLLHDDEPAAFTSQVAALGKSTTLLVDTYDISQGIRNAIAVAGPDLRAVRIDSGDLSVLAGHSRELLDSLGATETKIIVSGDMDEYSIATLAAEPVDIYGAGTAVVTGSGAPTASLVYKLVEVDGRPVVKRSENKATVGGRKTAIRRHKPTGTATEEIVYSQGVPDHKPNDRMLQRTWIADGEVQESPSLQESRDHLRQNLISIPWEGLKLSAGDPAIPVVIVPTA
- a CDS encoding isochorismatase family protein yields the protein MSRALIIVDVQNDFCEGGSLAVAGGAAVAKGISLVLDKAGDRWDHVVATKDWHIDPGTHFSDTPDFVDSWPVHCVAESTGSDFHPELVTDRIEAVFHKGEYAAAYSGFEGHGQDGENLAGWLRAKGVTEVEVVGIATDHCVRATALDAVTAGFTTTVLLELTAGVARATTDAALDQLRAASVEVTGEPVVDA